The sequence ATACATCTTCTTTTTATACAGGAAATGACATAAAAAAATTAGCATACTTTTATTATTGTGCAATTATAAAATATAAAGTAAAATTCAATCACTTATTTGGGTTGGCGTACAAAGGTATACCAATAGTAGTAGCAATATCACTTTTTTTAAAAAAAAGAAATCAATTAGATGTATCTTTTTCTTTTAACAGAAAGGAAAAAAAACTTTATGGAGAACGTGGAAATATTATAGGCAATGAAAATACAAACAAAAAAAGCATTCTAATAGACGACGTGATCACTTCTGGTATTTCAATAAAAAACTCAATTAATCAATTAAAAAAAAATAATATTTTAGCAGCAATAGTAGCATTTGACCGAAAAGAACTTAGTATTAATAAAACTCATTCAAAAAAAGAAATAAGAAACCAATTTTCTTTTCCTATATTTTCTATAATAACCATAAAAGATTTGATTCAATTTATTATAGAAGAAAAAAAAATGTTAATTTATTTAGATGAATTAATTAAATATAATATTTTATGCGGTACTGAAAAAATTAATCTTTGAAAATCAAATATAATTCAAAAAAACTATTTATTAATTTAAAATGAAAAAAATTGTAAAAAAGAAAAATAACCCCATATAAAAAAAATAGCAGTAAAAAAATTTTAAATACCTTAACACATTTTTATTAAAAAAATAAGTTAAATAAAAAATTAAGAGGTAATTATATGTCCTATCGTTCTTTCTCTTTAATCCCAGGATACAATCATAATATATTTTCCGAAAGATTTGATCAAATAGATAAAATGTTTAGTACAATTACTGGAGAAAAACCAATTTCTAACATTCCAACATATAATTTATATCAAAATGAAAAAAAAATCTATCAACTAGAAATTAGTGTTCCAGGTTACCAAGAAGAAGAATTGAACATTTCAGTACACAACAATCAAATTTCAGTTATTGGAAAACAAAATACAGAAAAAACAGAAAAACAAAAAAAATATATACACCAAGGAATTAAAAATCAAAATTTTTCAATAAAATTTAATTTACATTATAAAATTAAAGTTAAAAAAGCAAAAATAAAACTTGGAATCCTAATCATTAAATTCGAATACAAAATCCCAGAAG comes from Buchnera aphidicola (Tetraneura ulmi) and encodes:
- the pyrE gene encoding orotate phosphoribosyltransferase — translated: MLDFKKEFIDFSLKKKALNFGNFILKSGRKSPYFFNTSSFYTGNDIKKLAYFYYCAIIKYKVKFNHLFGLAYKGIPIVVAISLFLKKRNQLDVSFSFNRKEKKLYGERGNIIGNENTNKKSILIDDVITSGISIKNSINQLKKNNILAAIVAFDRKELSINKTHSKKEIRNQFSFPIFSIITIKDLIQFIIEEKKMLIYLDELIKYNILCGTEKINL
- a CDS encoding Hsp20 family protein, with amino-acid sequence MSYRSFSLIPGYNHNIFSERFDQIDKMFSTITGEKPISNIPTYNLYQNEKKIYQLEISVPGYQEEELNISVHNNQISVIGKQNTEKTEKQKKYIHQGIKNQNFSIKFNLHYKIKVKKAKIKLGILIIKFEYKIPEEEKPEKIKIENNDSKNKISKI